In the Psychromicrobium lacuslunae genome, CGGCACCGACGGCAGCTGCACCGCTTGACGCTGAGCTCACAGTCCCCGGCTCCAAGTCGCTCACCAATCGCTATTTGATCTTAGCGGCGCTTGCCGACTCGCCCTCGCGCTTACGAAAGCCGCTCCACTCCAGAGACTCCGCACTGATGATCGGTGCACTCCGCGCCCTGGGTGCGGAAATTCGGGAAGTTGCGGGTTCTGGCAGCTACGGATCAGATCTGTCCGTTACCCCCATTCCGGACGGCCATCGACTAGCCCAAGACACCACGATCGACTGCGGCCTGGCCGGCACCGTGATGCGATTCGTGCCCCCGGTCGCTGCTTTGGTGCAGGGCTCGGTACGGTTCGATGGTGACCCACAGGCCCGGAAACGGCCAATGGGGCCGGTCCTTAGCGCCTTGCGAGCGCTCGGCGTCAAGCTCGACGAAGCGGACAGTCTGCCCTTTTCGCTCGATGCCAGTGGCAGCGTGCGAGGCGGCTATGTAGCTCTCGACGCTTCCGGCTCCTCCCAATTTGTCTCGGCACTGCTATTAGCTGCGCCGCGGTTCGTCGATGGTCTGCACATCGAGCACATCGGCAAGCCGGTGCCGAGCCTCGATCACATCGCCATGAGCGTGCGGTTATTGCGCGAATCCGGTATTGAGGTGGACGATTCGGTGCCTCATCACTGGCGGGTCTCCCCCGGCAGCATTCCAGGCTTCGATCGCCTGGTCGAGCAAGACCTTTCCAATGCCGGACCCTTTTTGGCCGCTGCTTTGGTCACCCGAGGCACCGTCCGGATACCGCACTGGCCGGTCGGCACCAGCCAGGTTGGCGACGAATGGCGCAATATTTTGCCGGCCTTCGGTGCCGAGGTGACTCTCGACGGCGACACTTTGGTTGTTACCGGCGGCGCCCAAATCAGGGGCGTTGAACTAGCCGACACCTCCGAACTTGCGCCGACCGTGGCCGCCCTCTGCGCACTCGCTGATTCCCCCAGTAGATTGACCGGGATCGCACACTTACGCGGTCATGAGACCGATAGGCTCGCGGCTCTGGTGGCCGAGATCAACGGTCTTGGTGGCGATGTTGAGGAAATAGCTGACGGCTTGATTATTAGGCCACGGCCGCTGCACGGTGGCCTGTTTCGCAGTTATGAAGATCATCGAATGGCAACTGCTGGGGCGATTATCGGCTTAGCCGTGCCCGGCGTCGAGATTGACGACATCGGCACAACAGCCAAAACTATGCCGGAATTTCCCCAATTGTGGCAGCATATGCTCGCTCCGCAGGCCCTTGAGCGAGCGAACTAATGCCACGTGAGTGGGATGAATCCGATGTTCGGATCAGACCGAACAAAAAGGGCAGTCGGCCTCGTACCAAGGATCGCCCCGCTCATCAGGATGCACTGATCGGCCGGATCATCACCGTTGACCGCGGCCGTTATACCGCCATAGTCGATGAAGCCACCGACCAAGAACGGACGCTAGTCGCCGCCCGTGCCAGGGAGCTCCGTCGCTCCCCCGTCGTGGTCGGCGACTTTGTTGCCTTGGTCGGCGATGTCTCAGGCGAGCCCGACACGCTGGCGCGGCTGGTTCGGATTGAGCAGCGCCGCACCGTGCTGCGTCGTTCCGCTGATGACTCAGACCCGGTGGAGCGGGTGCTCGTCGCCAATGCCGACCAGCTGGTCATCGTGGTTGCCGCCGCTAGCCCGGAGCCTCGCACCGGCTTTATCGATCGGGCCCTGGTGGCAGCTTATGACGCGGGAATCGAGCCCCTGCTGCTGATCACCAAAACCGACGTCAAGGAGCCAACCGCACTGCTGGAGCACTACCAACAGCTGGATCTGAAAATTTTACTCAGCCGCACTACTGCGGAGCAGGCTGCAAGTGGCTCGGCAAGATTGGTTAGCGACGCGGTACAGCAGTTGCACGCCGAGTTGGACGGTAAGGTTTCGGTGCTGGTCGGGCATTCCGGCGTCGGGAAGTCCACCATGGTGAATGCCCTCACCGGCTCACAACGCGCCACCGGAGGGGTTAACACGGTCACCGGACGGGGCAGACATACCTCATCCTCAGCACTCGCTTTGCGCCTGGAAGCGGCAGCGCCCGGGAGCTGGATCATCGACACCCCGGGAATTCGATCATTCGGCCTGGCCCATGTGGATGCCAACCGCATCCTGCACGCTTTCGAAGATCTTGAGCCTGGCATAGCGGACTGCCCGCGCGGTTGCCGGCACGATGAAGCCGCCCCGGAATGCGGCTTGGACGCCTGGGTGGCCGGCGGTCAAGCCGGCCAGGGCGGACCCGCGCGGCTAATCTCCTACCGCCGCCTGCTCAGTGCGATCCGTGCCGTGCAATGACTTTCAGTGCCGCTCCATTACTTTCAGTGAGCTCAGACCGCTAAAACCTCACCGATCCGGGGCTTTCCCTCTCCGCCTCCCCGAAATCTGTAGCATCTCGGGATAGCGTGAGGACATGACATTGCACCTTCAGGGCTATAACGACGACCTTCGTCTGGCCCATGTGCTAGCCGATTCAGTGGATGCACAGACCATGAGCCGGTTCAAAGCGCTCGATCTGACCATTGAAACGAAACCCGATTTAACCCCGGTGACCGACGCTGATAAGGACGCCGAGGACGCCATCCGAAGCCAGCTTTCCAGAGTCCGACCGCGGGACGCCGTGTTAGGCGAAGAATTCGGTAGCAGTGGTCATGGTTCACGGCGCTGGATTATCGACCCGATTGATGGAACGAAGAATTTCATTCGAGGGGTCCCGGTCTGGGCCACCTTGATCTCGCTGGTGGACGAAGGCGTACCCGTGCTGGGCGTGGTGAGCGCACCGGCGCTGGGAAAGCGCTGGTGGGCCGCGAAAGGGACCGGAGCCTTCACCGGAAAATCGCTTGCCGCAGCCTCCCGGATCAGGGTCTCCAATGTTTCTAAGCTCTCCGACGCCTCTGTTTCCTATTCTTCGCTCAACGGTTGGCGGGAGCGCGGTAATCAGGAACAGTTCCTGGAGTTGCTTGAGACCACCTGGCGAAGCAGGGCATATGGTGATTTCTGGTCCTATTGTCTGGTCGCTGAGGGTGCCGTCGACATCGCCTGCGAACCTTCGCTCAATCTCTACGATATGGCTGCCTTGGTCCCCATTGTCACCGAAGCTGGCGGACGCTTCACTTCGCTGGAGGGCGCGGACGGACCATTCGGCGGCAACGCACTGGCCACCAATGGTATTTTGCACTCCGAGACGCTCCGGCTACTCAATCCCGAGCTAGACGATCTACTGAGCTAACCTGGTTAGCTGGCTAACTAACCTGGGGCGATTGTGACGTAACAGATTATTCCCCGGGCGATTGATCCGTTTAAGCTACTCATAGGTCACGAGTGCCAGCGCTAAACCCCGGTTTGCTGGCCGGCAACCCTCCTTTCGCGGTGGGGTGCCCCGGGTGACGACCTGGTCGATATCAAAAGATACCGGCAAGCGCGGACCCCCGATCTTGGCATCGAGGGCCTCTCAGTGGAGGATTAAATGAGTGCTGTCAGTACCGTCACGTTTCAGCAATTAGCAACCCTTGAAGACCATCAGTCGGTCGCTACAATCCAAGCCCTACAACCGGTGGTGGGCGCCGGTTTACTCGCCCCCTTGGTGCAAGGCGGTGAAGCCCGCTACGTCAACCTCGATTATGCAGCCTCGGCCCCGGCCCTAGCTTCAGTTGCTGAGTATCTCAATGAGATTCTGCCGTACTACGCCAGCGTGCACCGCGGCGCCGGTTACAGTTCTCAAATCAGCACCTCGGTCTATGAGAATTCCCGCCATATCGTGCGGGATTTCGTCAATGCCCGGCCCGATGACACAGTGATTTTCACTCGGAACACCACGGATGCCCTCAATCTTTTGGCGCGCTGCCTGCCCGCCCAAGGCGAGGTGCTCTATCTCGATATTGAGCACCACGCGAATTTGTTGCCCTGGCAACATGTCCCGCATCGCAGCGTGCTGGCCGGAGAAAGCATCGCGGAGACGATTCAGACCCTGGAACAAGAATTCAGCTTGGGCGGGGTTTCACTGCTAGCCATCACTGGCGCTTCGAATGTCACCGGCGAAGTGCTGCCGATCGCGGAACTCACCTCACTGGCGCATCGACATGGCGCCCGGATTGTGGTGGACGCCGCACAGCTAGCACCGCACCGCGCGATTGACGTGAGCGGCTGGGAGGTGGATTATCTGGCCTTTTCTGGGCATAAATTGTATGCCCCGTTCGGCTCGGGAGTACTGGTTGGACGCGCCGACTGGTTAGATACTGGTGTTCCGCTGCTTTTCGGCGGCGGTGCGGTCAAAGAGGTAAGACTGGATACGGTGAGTTGGGCTGAGGGACCGGCTCGGCACGAAGGTGGCAGCCCCAATGTGCTGGGCGCGGCTACTCTCGCCAAAGCCGCGGAGGTGCTCTCCGGGCTCAATCAAGCAGCTTGGCAGCGTCATGAACAGGATCTCCGCGAGAGTCTTGTCCGAGGCCTGGAACAAATCCCCGGCGTCAGCATTCACCGGCTTTTCAAGGATTCGGATAGCTATCCAAATAGCGGCAGTATCGGCGTGGTCAACTTTTCGGTCTCCGGCTATGACTCAGGCTTTGTCGCTGCTTACCTTTCCGCCGAGTTCGCGATCGGGGTCCGTGATGGACGTTTTTGCGCTCATCCCTTGCTACGACGCCTTGGCCTGCCCACCGGATCGCTACGCGCCAGTTTCGGCCTAGGCTCACAAGGTGAGGACGCTCAGCGGCTGATTGACGGCGTGCGCAAATTAGTTGAGCACGGCCCGTCCGGGGACTACCTAGTGGAAAGTGGCCGCTGGGTGCCAGCTAACGACTTCAGGGCTTTCCCCAGCTGGGCGCCAAATACTCCGGGCACCGCTGGCGCGGCTCCCTGCGTGGTGACTGAGTAGTTAGTGACTGAGTAGCTAGTGACAGAGTAATTGGTGACAGAGTAGTTTCTGCCGCCCTCAGCAGTGCTGATAGCTCGCCAGGATATTCTGGACTAATGCTCTTGAGGTATCACCGTTGAAGCCGGTCAAAGGCCCTAAAATCGCACCGGAACGACGCGTAGAGCTCGCCGCCGCCTTCCTGAGCGGCGGCGAGCTCTACGATCGGGTGCGACCAAGTTACCCCGTACACAGCGCCTCCTGGCTGATCCCTGAGCATGCAATGGAGGTAATCGATCTGGGCGCCGGCACTGGAAAGTTCACCGAACGATTAGTGGCTCATGGACTCAGCGTGACAGCTGTTGACCCCTCAGCGGATATGTTGCAGCAACTCAGCAACCGCTTGTCGATGGTTCGTACTGTAGTTGGCACCGCCGAGCAGTTTCCCTTGCCGAGTAGCAGCACCGACGCGGTTTTTGTAGCTCAAGCCTGGCATTGGTTCGATGCCAGCGCGGCGAGCGCTGAAATTGCTCGGGTACTCCGTCCGGGCGGCAGGCTAGGTTTGCTCTGGAATCAGCTAGACGTTCGGATTCCCTGGGTACACCGACTCTCCCGAATCATGCATGCTGGGGACGTGCATCGGCCCGAGGCCAGACCAGCAATTGGTCCGCAGTTCGGCCCAGCCACAGCGCACCTTTCACACTGGGCGCAGGAATTGACGACTGAAGACTTGATTGAATTGGTAAAGTCCCGCAGCTATTACCTGCGCGCCTCGGAGCAGAGCAGGTCTCGGGTGCTCAATAACCTGGATTGGTATCTCTTCGAGCATTTGAACTACCGGCGCGGGCAACTCATCGAACTGCCCTACCTAACCCTGGCCTGGCGGGCCGACAAACTGGCCTAGGCGACACACCGAAGCCAAAAGACTGATTGCGGGATCCAGTAGAAGTTTCTATTATTAGGCATACCGAAACTTTTTTATCAGGAGAGCCGACATGACTAGTGCGCCGCCGCAAATCGCATCCCCGCAGAGGAAAATCGGTGACGCTCGGCTTTTGGTTTTGCTCGGACCGGCCTTCGTCGCCGCGATTGCCTATGTCGACCCGGGAAATGTGGCGGCCAACCTGACTAGCGGGGCGAAATTCGGCTATCTGCTGGTCTGGGTCCTGGTTGTCGCCAATGTGATGGCGATGATGATCCAGTATCAGTCCGCCAAGCTAGGTTTAGTCACCGGAAAATCCCTGCCTGAGTTACTCGGCCAACGACTTCGTCCCACCGCGCGAAGAGCCTTCTGGTTACAAGCCGAACTTGTTGCAATGGCCACCGACTTAGCCGAGGTAATCGGCGGTGCGATCGCACTCAACTTGCTCTTCCAACTGCCCCTACCGCTAGGTGGCTTGATCGTTGGGGTGATCTCGATGGCGATGCTGGCGGTGCAGAGTCGTTTCGGCCAACGACCTTTTGAATCGGTGATCATCTGCCTGCTACTAATCATCACCGTTGGTTTCTTATTCGGCCTGGTGATCAACCCAGCGAACCCGGCCGAAGCCGCAGCGGGCTTGATCCCGCGCTTTGATGGCGCCGAATCGGTGCTACTGGCCGCCAGCATGCTGGGAGCCACCGTGATGCCACATGCTATCTACCTGCACTCAGCTCTAGCCCGGGATCGACACCGCGCTGACCCTCAGGTGCAACCCGAGCAGAGCGCATTGCGCAGACTGATCAAAGCGACCCGACTCGATGTCGTGGTGGCTCTAGTGCTGGCCGGCAGCGTCAATATTGGCATGCTCTTATTAGCCGCTTCAACGCTACCCGGGGTGGCTGGCACCGACACCATTGAGGGCGCCCACCAGGCAATTTCGGCCTCGCTCGGCCCGGTGGTAGCGATCATCTTTGGAATTGGCCTGCTGGCCTCCGGCCTCGCCTCCACCTCAGTAGGTTGCTATGCCGGAGCCACCGTAATGTCCGGTCTTCTGACTTTCAAAGTGCCACTTTTATTACGCCGAGTGATCAGCCTGATTCCGGCCTTGATTCTGTTATTGCTTGGCGTGGATCCAACCTGGGCCTTGGTCGTCAGCCAGATGGCGCTGAGCTTCGGCATTCCCTTCGCTCTGATCCCGCTATTGCGGCTCACTTCGAATCGCCAGATTATGGGCTCTCATCGCGACGGCTTGCCGCTGAGGCTCGCCGCGATGGTCAGCGCAGCTCTCATCATTAGCCTTAACCTGGCCTTGATTTACCTCACCGTAACCGGCGCAAGCTGAACTCGCCTAAGCATCCGGCGCAGCTGGACGGTATTGTGAGAGATGTGAAGCCAACCTCCTCTAGCGTCGAAGACTACGTCAAAGTCATCTATGCCTACACCGAGTGGCAGGACAAGCCGATCAATTCTTCCCAGTTGGCCATCAGGCTGGGAGTGGCAAATTCTTCGGTCTCTGAAATGGTCCGTAAGCTCAAGGAGCTGGGCCTGGTCACTCATCAGCCCTACAGCAGCATTGAGTTGACCAAGCAAGGTCTCACCCTAGCCCTTTCGATGGTTCGCCGGCATCGCCTGCTGGAGACCTATCTAGCTCAGGAACTCGGCTATCGCTGGGATCAGGTACATGACGAGGCTGAGCTCCTAGAACACGCCGTTTCCGATGTTTTCATTGAACGACTGTCGGAGAAACTCGGCCATCCCAGCAGGGATCCACACGGCGACCCAATTCCCAGCCCGGACGGGCAGATCACTCTGCCGACAGCTCGTCGGCTGATCGAATTGGATACCGGTCACCAGGGCGAGATCACTCGGATCAGCGATCATAATCCGCTGTTACTTCGATATTTGGACGAAGAAAACATTGAGCTTGACGCACCAATTGAGGTACTGGGGCGGAAGCCGTTTGGCGGCTCCCTGATGGTGCGGTTGGGCCGCGCCGCCGAATCCCGGGAACTCGATCTCAGCGATGAGATTGGCAGCGCCCTCTGGGTGCAGGACACCGCTGTGCACCAAGGTTGCACCCTGCAGAGTCAATGAAACGGCGTCGATGAAATCGATGAGTTCCTGGCCGCCGCTGTCGGCGTGGCTGGCCGTTGGCATTGCCGGGATTCTCGGCACCGAGGCACGTTATGGTCTTGGCCTGATTTTCCCGGAGAGTTCAACCGCTTTGCCGTTCACCACCCTGTCCATCAATGTGCTCGGATCCTTCCTGCTGGGAACTTTGAGCGGGTATTGGTCTAAACGTTCGGTGCGCTGGTGGATTCGAGCCGGGCTCGGCCCAGGCTTACTTGGCTCTTTCACCACGTTCTCGGCAGTCGTCTACGCCGTTGACCAGTTCGCTCGGGCCGGTAGTTCGGCGCTCTGGGTCTGGTATTTAATCTTGACCATGCTGTTGGGGTGCGCAGCGGCCTGGGCCGGTCTTTTTCTCGGCTCTCGACTGCCAACTGGACTCGCTGGCCACGGTCATCAAGCTGCTGAGAAACCATGACGGCCCTCATTGTCGGATTGGCCGGGATGATCGGGGCGCTGCTGCGCTTCAGCTTGGATACGCTCTTCGCCCAGGGCGGGCGTTTTGCCTCCGGAAAGCCCGGCCATCTTCCGCTGGCCACGCTGCTGGTCAATGCAGTCGGCAGCCTATTGATCGGCTACGTCGGCGGGCTCGCAATTCACGCTGAAATCTCCCCCACCTGGCATACCGCCCTGGCCACCGGTTTGGCAGGTGGCCTGACCACCTTCAGCTCCTTTGCGGTGTCAACCGTTGTGCTCTGGCGGGAGGGGCGACGACTCGTCTCCGCCCTCAATGTCGCCGTTAATCTTGTGCTCGGCCTCGGCCTCGCCTGGCTGGGTTTTTGGCTGGCCAGCTGATCGATGACGCAAATAGAAACTCAAAGCGGTATTGAGTAGCGCCAGGACGATCATAATAATCCCAGGAATTGGAAGCTTGACCAGCAATAATCCGAGCCCGGCAAGCAAGAACAAGAGCAGCGCCACAATCGGCTGAGTTGGCCAAGACAAGCGGTACTTGGCCTTGGGAGCCATCAGATATGACCAGAACACCACGATCACGGCAGCCGCGACAATACCGATCAATACGCCCCAGGGGGCGGCCAAGCTGCGGAATCCCCAAAAGAAAATAGCGACGAGCATGGCCACCTCGAGCAGGAAGGCGATAACGCTGTTAACCGCCGTCAAGGTCCGGGTAGTCGATGTCGATTCCACAGGCAACTGCATATCAAGATCCTAGCAATCCCTGAGTCCACTGTGTTTCATGCCACCGTTGGGGAGCTGTCCGAACCTGGATCTCGCGAATCTGAGAGGACCGTTGCGGGCCGGGGGTTTTGAATGCCGAAGGCTGAAATCACGCCACCAATGACTAGCAGAATTGCCGTCACCAGGGACACCAACCGCGTGCTTTCGGTATCCAGCACACCGCCCATCACCACACCGGCCAAGGCCACCGTAACTAGCCCTGCAATTCTGGCTATCGCATTATTGACCGCAGAACCAATACCGGCTCGCTCAGCACTGACCGAGCCGAGGATGCCGGAAGTCAGCGGAGCCACCGTGATCGCCAACCCTAGCCCGAAAATCAATATTCCCGGCAGCACCTGCCACCAATAGTTGAAGGCTTCGGTGAGACTGAGTAACCAGAAGAATCCGGCACCCGCAATGATCGGGCCGAGCGCCATAAAGAGTCTGGGCCCAAAACGCCCGGACAATGAACCAAACCAGGACGAGAGCAGCAGCATCAGCACGGTGGAAGGCAACATCGCGATACCGGCGATCGTCGCACTCAGTCCCGCGACTTGTTGCAGGTATAGGCCAAGGGCGAAGAAACCCAGCGAAAGCGCCCCGTAGATGAAAAAAGTGGAGATATTTCCTACCCAGAAGTTCCGCAGTGAGAATAGGCTCAGCGGCATCATTGGCTGGGCGGTGCGGCGTTCATGCCAGAGGAACCCCACCAGTGCGAGCAATCCAACGATCAACGGGATCAGGACCACCGGACTGCGCCAACCGAAACTGGCCTGTTCAATCATCGCGTACACGACTCCGCCGAGGCCCACCACGGCTAGCGCAGCTCCCAACACATCGACCATGGCCGCTGGATCTCTGGCCGCATCCGAATCGCGCAGCCGGAACAGCATTGGCAGGCAAACTGCGATAGGCAGCAAGTTAATGAAAAAGACGAATTGCCAGGAGAGGAAGTCCACGGCGAGCCCGCCGACTAAGGGGGCGACAAGCGTCGAAGCCCCGGTCCAGGCCGTCCATTGGCCAATCGCTTTACTCTGCGCAGTGCCTGAGAAAGTGGCGATAATGAGCGCCAATGAACTAGGCACCAGCAGCGCACCGGCTACTCCCTGCAGGCCTCGGGCCAGGATCAGCATCATATCGCTGCTGGCGATGCCGCACAGCACTGAAGTGATGCCGAATCCGATCAGGCCCCAGATCAGAATGCGAACCCGGCCAAATAGATCAGAAAGGCTGCCGGCCACCAGAATCAATGAGCCGAGCGTGAGCATATAAGCGTCAACAATCCATTGCTGTGAGCTCAGTCCGCCGCCGAGATCCCTGCTGATCGCGGGTAGCGCTAGGTTAACTACGCTGCCGTCCAGAATAGAAACGAATGAGGCCAGAATCGCGACGAAGAGAACTCTGCGCTGATAACCGGTCAGCGGCACGGTGTTGGCGGACATGAGTCAAAGTTACTCCGTCTTCGACGACTGGACTGCTATTGCCGTTTACTGGTCGAGATGAAAATTCCTTCCCGCGGTGCCGTTCATCGCCGCTTCACGATTTCACCATAGACTGTTCTAAAGCATCACCACTCACCTTAAGGATTCTGATGAAAAAGAAAGTTCTTGCCGTTCCGGCATTTTTGCTGATCTTCGGCCTGGCAGCCTGCACCGCCCCCAGCGGAAGCGGCCAAAACACGGATAGTGATTCGAACGCAAAGTCTTCGAGTTCCACCGCAGCCACCAGCAGCGATCAAGCGTCCTCGCCAAGCAGCGCTTCAGCGTCTTCGAATCCGGCGAAGATCTTTACCACCCAGCAGCTGGGCGCCATCATCCCGATGCTGAAAGACTCCAGCGGCACCCCCTTCACCGCTGCCCCTCAAGAGCAGCTCAATCAGGGAATTCAGCTTGCCAAAGAACAGCTAGCCAAGACCCAGGTGACGCCCCAGGCTTGCCAGCAATTAATGGATCAGAATAGCCAAATCGTACCGGGCAGCAACTTCGCCGGCGGCACGTCGCCAAAGGATGGCACAGTGCTCAGCCTGGTTTCTTTCAAGGACGCTAATGTATTGGTCAAGTCAGTCACCGATGGCCAGCAAGCTGTAGAGAGTTGCGAGAGCTTCAGCATCAGCATCGCGGGGCAGAAAATCGACGCCACGGTGAAGACTCTTCCGGTGAAAACCAATGGTGAAGTGAGCGTGGCCAAGCTGGTGAAGGAGAGCTTGCCCGGCGGCAAAACCATGGACGTGCTCAGCGTTTCCGGCGTCAAGGGAAATCTCGCCGTCGCAGCGGTCAAGATCGCCGAAAAAGTCGATGACGCTGCTGCCCAGGACCTCGCTGCCCTGGTTAACGACGCCTTCGCTAAAGCCGGAGTCTAAGCACGGCCCCGTGATCGGGAACAATCTGCGGTTCGCCTAAGATTCACAGCAAACATCCGGCCTGCGTTCATTGTCACACAGGCTACTCACAAGTAACATCGCTGAGACAGGCACTGTGAATCAGATCACAGAGCAGATGATCACGGAGTATGACCAATGAAGTTCAACTTTCGTCCCATATCAGCGGTGGCCGCGCTGGGGATAGCCGCAGGGCTATTAGTCATTGCGAGCCCCAGTGCGACCGCCGCCACGCCAGTCCCCACCGCTGAAGTCACCGCGAAAGACTCGTTCTATCGCTACGACGGCAGCACCCCACTGGCTTCCTACTCCCCCGGTGCGATTCTCAAGAGCCGCACCATCAGTTACCACGCGATCGGCATTCCACTGCCACTGACCGCGATCCAATTGCTCTACCGCTCCACCGATATCAATGGAAATCCTTCGGCGAATGTCACCTCTGTGATTAAGCCGCCACTGCTGAATACCGGCCGGGGCAAAGGAAAGGCCATTTCTTACCAATCCGCTTATGATTCGCTGAACCCCGAGGATAGCCCCTCCCGCTCAATCGCTGGCGGCCTGAGCTTAGGTGGATTGATCGCAAGCGCGGAAACGGCGGTGATCACTCCGTCTCTGCTCCAGGGTTACACCGTGATCGTTCCGGACACCGAAGGCCAGGATGCTGTCTTTGCGGCCGGACCGGCTTACGGCACTTACACTTTGGATTCGGCTCGCGCGGCCCTGAAGTCCAGCGCTACCGGGTTGAACGCAAATACTAAGCTTGCGTTGCTCGGCTATTCCGGCGGGGCCATTGCAACCGGCTGGGCCTCCCAATTGGCACCGAGCTACGCACCGGATATCAATAAGAATCTGGTTGGCGCGGCTGAGGGCGGCTTATTGGTTGCGCCAGCGCACAATCTGAAGTACGTTTCCGGCAGCCTAGTTTGGGCAGGCGTTGCACCGATGGCAATTATTGGCGTCGCCCGGGCTCTCAATCTTGACTTCAGCCCTTATCTCAACAGCTACGGGCTGCAGGTCTTCGCCAAGCTAAAGTATGCTTCGATTATCAATGCCTTGGCCCAATACCCCGGTCTGACCTGGGAGAAGATCGCCAAACCGGAATATAGCAATCCGAATAGCATTCCGATCTTCGTCGAAGCTGTGAACCGAGTAAATAGGGGCCAAGCACCTTCTCCGACTATCCCGATGTTCATTGCGCAGGGTAGCAACGGGGTGCTGGAAGGCACCGCAGGCTTCGGTGTCGGTGACGGCGTGATGATCGCCGGCGATGTACGCTCGCTCGCCCGCCAGTTCTGTGCCAGCGGAACTACTGTGCAGTATGACCAGTATTACCTGCTCTCGCATTCCATCGGCACGGTGCCGTGGTTCATCAAAGCCCTAGGCTGGATCGACCAGCGCTTTGCGGGTGCTAGCGCGCCGAATAATTGCGGATCAATTGCGCCCGGAAACTCACTGGCTCCGGAGCAAGTAGTTTCCTAGAAGTCTTCTCGAGGCTAGTTCGCCAAGTAGAGGTGTGCTCCCCATTATTGGGAGCACACCTCTACTTTATCCTGACCTTCAATGCCTGCCGCTACAGCCGAGCCCTCCGGTTCAGCGGCGGCTTGCTACACAGCTGACGCTCGTGTTGCCGCTCTGCT is a window encoding:
- a CDS encoding fluoride efflux transporter FluC is translated as MKSMSSWPPLSAWLAVGIAGILGTEARYGLGLIFPESSTALPFTTLSINVLGSFLLGTLSGYWSKRSVRWWIRAGLGPGLLGSFTTFSAVVYAVDQFARAGSSALWVWYLILTMLLGCAAAWAGLFLGSRLPTGLAGHGHQAAEKP
- the crcB gene encoding fluoride efflux transporter CrcB, whose protein sequence is MTALIVGLAGMIGALLRFSLDTLFAQGGRFASGKPGHLPLATLLVNAVGSLLIGYVGGLAIHAEISPTWHTALATGLAGGLTTFSSFAVSTVVLWREGRRLVSALNVAVNLVLGLGLAWLGFWLAS
- a CDS encoding YrdB family protein, with the translated sequence MQLPVESTSTTRTLTAVNSVIAFLLEVAMLVAIFFWGFRSLAAPWGVLIGIVAAAVIVVFWSYLMAPKAKYRLSWPTQPIVALLLFLLAGLGLLLVKLPIPGIIMIVLALLNTALSFYLRHRSAGQPKTQPGEAEAEHKINGDIEGGDESSPLPPEHNG
- a CDS encoding MFS transporter, translating into MSANTVPLTGYQRRVLFVAILASFVSILDGSVVNLALPAISRDLGGGLSSQQWIVDAYMLTLGSLILVAGSLSDLFGRVRILIWGLIGFGITSVLCGIASSDMMLILARGLQGVAGALLVPSSLALIIATFSGTAQSKAIGQWTAWTGASTLVAPLVGGLAVDFLSWQFVFFINLLPIAVCLPMLFRLRDSDAARDPAAMVDVLGAALAVVGLGGVVYAMIEQASFGWRSPVVLIPLIVGLLALVGFLWHERRTAQPMMPLSLFSLRNFWVGNISTFFIYGALSLGFFALGLYLQQVAGLSATIAGIAMLPSTVLMLLLSSWFGSLSGRFGPRLFMALGPIIAGAGFFWLLSLTEAFNYWWQVLPGILIFGLGLAITVAPLTSGILGSVSAERAGIGSAVNNAIARIAGLVTVALAGVVMGGVLDTESTRLVSLVTAILLVIGGVISAFGIQNPRPATVLSDSRDPGSDSSPTVA
- a CDS encoding lipase family protein; protein product: MKFNFRPISAVAALGIAAGLLVIASPSATAATPVPTAEVTAKDSFYRYDGSTPLASYSPGAILKSRTISYHAIGIPLPLTAIQLLYRSTDINGNPSANVTSVIKPPLLNTGRGKGKAISYQSAYDSLNPEDSPSRSIAGGLSLGGLIASAETAVITPSLLQGYTVIVPDTEGQDAVFAAGPAYGTYTLDSARAALKSSATGLNANTKLALLGYSGGAIATGWASQLAPSYAPDINKNLVGAAEGGLLVAPAHNLKYVSGSLVWAGVAPMAIIGVARALNLDFSPYLNSYGLQVFAKLKYASIINALAQYPGLTWEKIAKPEYSNPNSIPIFVEAVNRVNRGQAPSPTIPMFIAQGSNGVLEGTAGFGVGDGVMIAGDVRSLARQFCASGTTVQYDQYYLLSHSIGTVPWFIKALGWIDQRFAGASAPNNCGSIAPGNSLAPEQVVS